Proteins from a genomic interval of Trichoderma breve strain T069 chromosome 2, whole genome shotgun sequence:
- a CDS encoding glucosamine-6-phosphate isomerases/6-phosphogluconolactonase domain-containing protein — protein sequence MRLIIRDDANGASAYVANYIIDRINTFHPTAENPFVLGLPTGSSPLGVYKILVEKYKAGLVSFENVITFNMDEYVGIPRDHSESYHTFMWKNFFSHVNIHPSNVHILNGNAPSLEAECVAYEDAIKRAGGIDLFLAGIGEDGHIAFNEPGSSLASRTRVKTLAYDTILANSRFFDNDISKVPRMALTVGVQTVLEAREVVVIILGQRKSLALQKCIEEGVNHMWTLSSLQLHPHPMIVVDEDATAELKVKTVKYFKSIEKVAMDAGFEQILPSKVRTGNGPIPQTKVEEVSSPTIHAPQPTTSRLLRATPATEYPIRSVSPDLVPDRMASRIPEPHLTDRLTPNPEQQAVQQNAITA from the exons ATGCGTTTGATTATTCGTGACGATGCCAACGGCGCCAGCGCCTATGTCGCAAACTACATCATCGACCGTATCAACACCTTCCACCCCACTGCCGAGAATCCCTTTGTCCTCGGCCTGCCCACTGGCTCCAGCCCTCTAGGCGTGTACAAGATCTTGGTTGAGAAGTACAAGGCCGGCCTG GTCTCATTTGAAAATGTCATCACCTTCAACATGGATGAGTACGTGGGCATCCCCCGCGACCACTCCGAGTCTTACCACACCTTTATGTGGAAgaacttcttctcccatgtAAACATCCACCCCTCCAACGTCCACATTCTCAACGGCAACGCACCGAGCCTGGAAGCCGAGTGCGTCGCCTACGAGGATGCTATTAAGAGAGCTGGCGGCATTGACCTGTTCCTCGCCGGTATTGGTGAGGACGGCCACATTGCCTTCAACGAGCCTGgctccagcttggccagtCGTACCCGTGTCAAGACTCTGGCCTATGACACCATCCTGGCCAACTCCCGCTTCTTTGACAACGACATCAGCAAGGTGCCCCGCATGGCCTTGACCGTCGGTGTTCAGACCGTCCTCGAGGCCCGCGAGgttgtcgtcatcatcctggGCCAGCGCAAGTCGCTTGCTCTGCAGAAGTGCATTGAGGAGGGTGTTAACCACATGTGGACCCTGTCCAGCTTGCAGCTTCACCCTCACCCCATGATTgtggttgatgaggatgccactgccgagctcaaggtcaAGACTGTCAAG TACTTCAAGAGCATTGAAAAGGTGGCCATGGACGCCGGGTTCGAGCAGATCCTGCCGTCCAAGGTCCGCACTGGCAATGGTCCCATCCCCCAGACCAAGGTGGAAGAGGTCTCCTCCCCTACCATCCACGCTCCTCAGCCTACCACCTCCCGTCTTCTCCGGGCCACTCCGGCCACTGAGTACCCCATCCGCTCCGTGTCGCCGGACCTGGTCCCGGACCGCATGGCCTCCCGCATCCCTGAGCCCCACCTCACCGACAGGCTGACCCCTAACCCTGAGCAGCAGGCTGTTCAGCAGAATGCCATTACTGCTTAG
- a CDS encoding hexokinase domain-containing protein, whose translation MSQFRKAFMAAVVKSLLRGKSLIQAILSFWLSSNKKSKETDGQKKTLQQFLKDAEAALVGPISGDGLQEISMNLKKQILEGLNADLQCMLPSYSHQLPSGSERGQYLALDVGGSTLRVALVELRGRGTESGSATEIVSIQNYKITKEVKDLEGIAFFEWMAARITETIQGTLNRQHSAEDPLPLSLAWSFPIDQTSLGGGRLAAMGKGFLADIGLVGQDLGDIVKTACKNQNLHVELKTILNDSSACLLSRAYSHSSTRFGLILGTGVNIAAYLPVSAIGRVKFGERPAGWFDEASHVIVNTELGMFGSKILPLTRWDKQLLKEHPRPDFQPLEYMTSGMYLGEIVRLALVEAIQTTGLLGGIVPPALTELYSLGTEVISLIEGDTTTDLSQAISIFTEKYPSTHTPSVVDMSAIKAIASFVSVRSSALIASAVYALWDIRLEGDEKFLSTLSESSPLRSKVEDDIKMEKTTVAFNGSVIEHYPGYLASCQRYINELMEGNASGLPKFIELVSAKESSLTGAAVALACVDS comes from the exons ATGTCACAGTTCCGGAAAGCATTCATGGCCGCCGTCGTCAAAAGCTTGCTTCGAGGCAAGTCCCTGATACAGGCCATCTTGTCCTTTTGGTTATCGAGCAataagaagagcaaggaaaCAGACGGTCAGAAGAAGACTCTCCAGCAGTTCCTAAAGGATGCCGAGGCCGCACTGGTCGGTCCCATCAGCGGTGATGGCCTGCAGGAGATTTCGATGaacttgaagaagcagatccTGGAGGGGCTCAACGCGGATTTGCAGTGCATGCTTCCTTCATACAGCCACCAACTACCATCAGGTTCCGAACGTGGACAATACTTGGCCTTGGACGTGGGAGGATCGACACTAAGAGTTGCCTTGGTGGAACTGCGAGGACGTGGGACAGAATCTGGAAGCGCTACTGAGATTGTGAGCATCCAAAACTACAAAATCACCAAGGAGGTCAAGGATCTGGAGGGAATAGCCTTTTTCGAGTGGATGGCTGCGCGTATTACCGAAACGATCCAAGGCACGCTCAACAGACAACACAGCGCCGAGGATCCCCTGCCTCTTTCTTTGGCGTGGAGTTTCCCCATCGA CCAAACTTCGCTTGGTGGTGGCAGACTTGCAGCGATGGGTAAAGGCTTTTTGGCCGATATTGGCCTCGTTGGACAAGATCTAGGAGACATCGTCAAGACTGCCTGCAAGAACCAAAATCTTCACGTCGAGCTCAAGACCATTCTGAACGACTCAAGTGCCTGCTTGCTGTCACGAGCGTACTCTCACTCGTCGACACGATTTGGCCTCATCTTGGGTACCGGTGTCAACATCGCTGCCTATCTGCCCGTCTCAGCTATTGGCCGAGTGAAATTCGGCGAGCGGCCAGCCGGCTGGTTCGATGAAGCGTCTCACGTCATCGTCAACACAGAGCTCGGCATGTTTGGATCCAAGATCTTGCCCCTGACTCGATGGGacaagcagcttctcaaggagcACCCCAGACCCGACTTTCAGCCCTTGGAGTACATGACTAGCGGCATGTACCTTGGCGAGATTGTCCGGTTGGCCTTGGTGGAGGCCATTCAGACGACTGGTCTTCTGGGCGGTATCGTCCCGCCTGCTTTGACTGAGCTTTATTCTCTCGGCACCGAAGTCATCTCCTTAATAGAGGG TGACACCACTACGGACCTATCACAGGCCATCAGCATCTTTACTGAAAAGTACCCTTCAACTCACACTCCCAGCGTTGTTGACATGagcgccatcaaggccattgcatCATTCGTTTCTGTGCGTTCAAGCGCATTGATTGCCTCCGCTGTCTACGCCCTCTGGGATATTCGCCTGGAAGGTGATGAAAAGTTTCTGTCAACCCTTTCTGAATCCTCCCCCCTTCGATCCAAGGTTgaagacgacatcaagaTGGAAAAGACTACCGTTGCGTTCAATGGCAGTGTCATTGAGCACTACCCCGGCTACTTGGCTAGTTGCCAACGATACATCAATGAGTTGATGGAAGGCAACGCATCCGGCCTGCCAAAGTTCATTGAGCTTGTTTCCGCCAAGGAGAGCTCATTGACAGGAGCTGCCGTCGCATTGGCGTGCGTGGACtcatga
- a CDS encoding regulator of ty1 transposition protein has product MADAEGIFSECFIAFVPSAQLAPKLISSLSTILTENGATTVEYRRDGSIPIDRVTHIVSNTIDFPQYIDSQAYMIPVVNTHWITISISRRKQAQVRPFSPDPRMIFSEVVVTCADLPQMDKESILGATMALGGQESKDVGRLTTHVCALSMDHPKVVVAMGKGWKGKVVLPHWFDDCFKLGKRIDEGPYLLPDPEILKKDPDEELDIPSNNNLVGASSANPEFISLSDGNSARPPVTVFQDKLILLGSDLKITPRLEKALKDIIVYGGGRLVEDVEECTTLICQYRDGEQYVKASQACKEVGNLSWLYFLIVHNDWTSPLRRLLHYPIPRNGIPGFKDMRITVSNYGGEARIYLENLIKACGAEFTKTMKADNTHLITARNSSEKCKAAPEWGITVVNHLWVEECYAKCEIQPVNIKKYNHFPPRTNLGEIIGQTSFNESRLRDLFYPGGEESMSPRAKRKRKILEAAEDNAYSHGPAEGVVIGEVAHGGDSDTTMQEDNSEEDSIPSAAAAKKGRRTTQQVTPVRSRPGKENVTPVANSTGGRSAKAKAMNVLSTIASDIALYEKEKKRNTKPGTPFGGKRAAELVEKEKAESAKKSTSHKDDADDEDRPAKKSRPSLPGVEMRVILTGFTRWVGNQNKEDQDRRKLRDLGIQIVLEGQPCDYLAAPHVVRTVKFLCALARGPTVISSTFIEKVLETGKLQDVDDFILKDSEAESKYDIDLERSVSRAKAHRGKLLRGIPIFCTDKIKNGPNSYRLIAEANGAMFMIYRARSGSNIKPTTAEQDNFAPPEPVYLLSGSTPEEKQLWPRFKDMAEKGHMEPRVVSPDWLLDVAMAQQVRFDKKFLLDTE; this is encoded by the exons atggctgatgctgaggGCATCTTCAGCGAATGCTTCATCGCATTCGTTCCCAGCGCGCAGCTGGCTCCGAAACTGATCAGCAGT CTCTCGACTATTCTAACGGAGAATGGCGCCACAACAGTCGAATATCGACGCGATGGATCCATACCAATTGACCGAGTCACGCACATCGTCTCCAACACGATTGACTTCCCGCAGTACATCGATTCCCAGGCGTACATGATTCCGGTTGTGAACACGCACTGGATCACCATTTCAATATCTCGGCGGAAGCAAGCGCAGGTACGGCCGTTTTCGCCCGATCCCCGCATGATCTTCTCCGAGGTCGTTGTTACGTGCGCGGATCTGCCGCAGAtggacaaggagagcatCTTGGGGGCGACCATGGCGCTGGGAGGACAGGAGTCGAAGGATGTGGGCAGGTTGACCACACACGTCTGCGCGCTGTCCATGGACCATCCTAAGGTTGTGGTTGCGATGGGGAAGGGCTGGAAGGGCAAGGTGGTTTTGCCGCACTGGTTCGATGATTGCTTCAAGTTGGGAAAGAGGATCGACGAGGGTCCCTACCTTCTCCCTGACCCCGAAATCTTGAAAAAGGACCCCGATGAAGAGCTCGACATTCCGTCAAACAACAACTTGGTCGGCGCATCATCAGCAAACCCTGAGTTTATATCTTTGTCCGACGGAAACTCGGCCAGACCACCCGTTACCGTTTTCCAGGACAAGCTCATCCTGCTCGGTTCCGACCTAAAGATAACACCCCGCCTCGAGAAGGCTTTGAAGGATATCATCGTGTATGGTGGTGGTCGGTTGGTGGAGGATGTGGAAGAGTGCACTACCTTGATTTGCCAGTACCGAGACGGCGAGCAGTACGTGAAAGCCTCTCAGGCTTGCAAGGAAGTTGGCAACTTGTCCTGGCTCTATTTCCTCATTGTTCACAACGACTGGACTTCACCCCTGCGTCGCTTACTTCATTACCCCATCCCCAGGAATGGCATCCCAGGGTTCAAGGATATGCGCATCACCGTATCCAACTACGGTGGCGAGGCCCGCATCTATCTCgagaatctcatcaaggCTTGCGGCGCCGAATTCACCAAGACTATGAAAGCGGATAACACCCATCTCATTACTGCTCGCAACTCTAGTGAAAAGTGCAAAGCTGCTCCTGAGTGGGGGATCACGGTGGTGAATCATCTCTGGGTTGAAGAATGCTACGCCAAATGCGAAATCCAGCCTGTCAACATTAAAAAGTACAACCATTTCCCTCCTCGAACAAATCTGGGCGAAATCATCGGACAGACCTCTTTCAACGAGTCTCGGCTGAGAGATTTGTTTTACCCCGGAGGCGAGGAGAGCATGTCCCcgagagcaaagagaaagagaaagattttggaggctgctgaagaCAATGCGTACTCACACGGTCCTGCGGAGGGCGTGGTGATTGGCGAGGTAGCGCACGGAGGGGACTCAGACACAACCATGCAGGAAGACAACAGCGAGGAGGATAGCATTCcgtcagctgctgctgcaaagaAGGGTCGGCGTACTACGCAACAAGTTACGCCAGTAAGATCCCGGCCTGGCAAGGAAAACGTGACGCCTGTTGCCAATTCCACCGGTGGACGTAGTGCCAAAGCAAAGGCCATGAACGTGCTCTCAACAATCGCTTCGGATATTGCGCTCTatgaaaaggagaagaagagaaatacCAAACCAGGAACTCCATTTGGTGGCAAGCGAGCCGCAGAGCTGGtagaaaaggagaaggctgAGAGTGCGAAAAAATCAACGAGCCATAAAGATGACGCAGATGACGAAGACCGCCCGGCAAAGAAATCGCGGCCGTCTCTACCTGGTGTCGAAATGCGCGTTATCCTAACGGGATTTACGAGATGGGTGGGCAACCAGAACAAGGAAGATCAAGATCGG AGAAAACTCCGCGATCTCGGTATTCAAATTGTCCTAGAGGGTCAACCTTGTGACTACCTAGCCGCACCACATGTTGTGAGGACGGTCAAATTCCTGTGTGCCCTGGCCCGCGGCCCTACCGTCATATCTTCTACCTTTATCGAGAAAGTTCTCGAGACTGGCAAGCTTCAGGACGTGGACGACTTTATCCTCAAAGACTCCGAAGCCGAATCCAAGTACGACATTGACCTCGAGAGGTCCGTCAGCAGGGCCAAGGCTCATCGCGGCAAACTCCTTCGAGGCATTCCCATCTTCTGCAccgacaagatcaagaatGGACCCAACAGCTATCGCCTTATAGCAGAAGCCAACGGTGCCATGTTCATGATTTATCGTGCACGTAGTGGATCGAACATCAAGCCAACCACTGCAGAGCAAGACAACTTTGCGCCTCCTGAGCCGGTCTATCTTCTTAGCGGTTCCACCccggaggagaagcagctgtGGCCACGCTTCAAGGACATGGCGGAAAAGGGCCACATGGAGCCGCGGGTGGTATCGCCTGACTGGCTTCTCGATGTAGCAATGGCACAGCAAGTACGATTTGACAAGAAGTTTCTGCTCGATACAGAATAG
- a CDS encoding ESCRT-II complex subunit domain-containing protein, with product MATTTTSPPPQPQPQSSSPSFPFPREYFFPAFFTRQTNITIHHAQLTKWSALILAYARHHRLFRITISAAAESDLFFNRGIDRRLSPPDIREVLDFMRKDGRAEFLRPGESNGAADTSSSAAAGGDVVFLYWRKPEEWAALVEAFVEETAQKGSVLTVYELTEGENTRGTEFHGMDNQVLMKALNILVKRGKAQIFGSEDSLGVKFF from the exons ATGGCCACcacaacaacatcaccacctcctcaacctcaaccacAATCCTCATCCCCCTCATTCCCCTTCCCCCGCGAATACTTCTTCCCCGCCTTCTTCACCCGCCAAACAAACATCACCATCCACCACGCCCAGCTCACAAAATGGTCcgccctcatcctcgccTACGcccgccaccaccgcctcTTCCGCATAACCATCTCCGCCGCCGCAGAGTCggacctcttcttcaaccgTGGCATCGATCGTCGCCTGTCTCCGCCCGACATCCGCGAGGTCCTCGACTTCATGCGCAAGGACGGCCGCGCAGAGTTCCTCCGGCCCGGCGAAAGCAATGGCGCCGCTGACACCtcgtcttctgctgctgctggcggcgatGTCGTGTTTTTGTATTGGCGGAAACCGGAGGAGTGGGCGGCTCTTGTTGAGGCTTTTGTGGAAGAGACGGCGCAAAAGGGAAGCGTTTTGACTGTGTATGAGCTGACAGAGGGAGAAAACACCAGAGGAACAG AGTTCCATGGCATGGACAACCAAGTGCTCATGAAGGCATTGAATATCTTGGTCAAACGGGGCAAAGCTCAAATCTTCGGCTCCGAAGACTCTCTCGGTGTCAAATTCTTCTAA
- a CDS encoding helix-loop-helix DNA-binding domain-containing protein, producing MADEDGTNGLGFDDPSFGFIGGGPVSLDGISDAPNYGGDPSAAFLDAGVWPLDASPQANSYDISSNTTLSSAQPGYVSPSWPAPTFDPRQQQQQQQQQPDSVAFGLPNIDPASVFLPGEQLRNIAMPPHLQYGSPKSASSPESAKTGAASSPDVSGGSQRDSRKRKIPADDLDDDDLLEEGGKPIKKTAHNMIEKRYRTNINDKIAALRDSVPSLRIMSKSARGEDTTEDREELHGLTPAHKLNKATVLSKATEYIRHLEKRNNRLLDENSAMHQRIAAFEKLFMAGAMNGSMPPMQQPTPIQYPQDGQSQQQSQQQQQQQQQQSQMSQSPLDAQGQESSGMPNGMIDVPEDMKRILSQMPGQPYPVPQQLFRSNPTVLMVGSLAGLMILEAVREEETSNEEPQGRGLFALPVQLLRHMPSHFNVGLAGYQADISIKFMLLFGLVLWVFIPSLFSAMDRKPKKQQSTDLHPAPSLASPISVRRRAWETAIQTVWVPHHNFFLEAAALMLKTLKLSVRNVFGVHAYQLLTGLTPEQEVARVRAWATALDAQLTGGDAEICMSRLILTLLASGTVPNTPSGLMLKALHVRVLLWDLSQKWYQLGLVNFFATKVAQRQWNAARDLNNRLISGLQEDEILEMQRAGYVLPDHLATLVEQECDAVLTATVIQRAHNLAFNMETTHNSAPIDGMDSVVDDTSIGSPMDALAAWWSTAKVHDVLTTTLYGDEEASEDEVMNLAVKVAPLGSNARARAILARSVLSYKSRGDNIAAAVQVLRVDTGSNGLMDPMALTCSEPNPYTGLAPTPLQSEVADPDLQLCLRCAVATAHLKRLGGESASTKQYVRTSIEKVIDLTTKTRMTLLSFTSVMEVLEQILAHKDTTNNFAPLVERLAAILRLWMGSELALNCGVSPDLQEKVINKCLGITKRIVGMEVDTGYDSMTDDEGFR from the exons atggctgatgaggatggcaCCAACGGGCTTGGGTTTGACGACCCAAGCTTCGGCTTCATAGGCGGTGGCCCCGTGTCTCTCGATGGAATCTCAGATGCTCCCAACTACGGCGGCGATCCCTCGGCTGCCTTCCTTGACGCTGGAGTCTGGCCTCTAGACGCCTCACCTCAGGCCAACTCGTACGACATtagcagcaacaccaccCTCTCTTCAGCCCAGCCAGGATACGTGTCCCCGTCCTGGCCAGCCCCAACTTTTGACCcgcgacagcagcagcagcaacagcagcagcaacccgACTCTGTCGCCTTTGGCCTACCCAACATCGACCCTGCGTCAGTCTTCCTCCCCGGC GAACAGCTGCGAAACATTGCCATGCCCCCTCATCTTCAGTACGGCTCTCCCAAGAGCGCCTCCAGCCCTGAGTCGGCCAAGACTGGAGCTGCCTCGTCGCCAGACGTCTCTGGCGGCTCTCAAAGGGATTCCAGGAAGCGTAAGATTCCTGCCGACGATCTGGACGATGACGATCTTCTCGAGGAGGGCGGTAAGcccatcaagaagacggctCACAACATGATTGAGAAGCGCTACCGGACCAACATTAACGACAAGATTGCTGCCTTGAGAGACAGCGTCCCCAGCCTGCGCATCATGAGTAAGAGCGCCAGGGGAGAGGACACAACCGAGGACCGTGAGGAATTACACGGTCTTACACCCGCACACAAGCTCAACAAAGCGACT GTTTTGAGTAAAGCGACTGAATATATACGACAcctggagaagaggaataACCGATTACTGGATGAAAACAGCGCCATGCACCAGAGAATCGCcgcctttgagaagctgttCATGGCTGGAGCTATGAACGGCTCTATGCCTCCAATGCAGCAGCCCACACCAATACAGTATCCCCAAGATGGCCAGTCGCAGCAACAatcacagcagcaacagcaacagcaacaacagcagtCTCAAATGTCACAATCCCCGCTGGacgctcaaggccaagaatCTAGCGGAATGCCCAATGGGATGATTGATGTCCCAGAGGATATGAAACGAATCCTCTCCCAGATGCCCGGCCAGCCATATCCCGTCCCCCAGCAGCTATTTCGGTCCAACCCGACCGTG CTGATGGTGGGCTCGCTCGCCGGCCTGATGATATTGGAAGCGGTTCGAGAAGAGGAAACGAGCAATGAAGAGCCTCAGGGCCGCGGACTGTTTGCTCTGCCCGTGCAGCTTCTCAGGCATATGCCATCTCATTTCAATGTAGGGTTGGCAGGGTATCAAGCCGACATTTCCATTAAGTTTATGCTTCTTTTCGGCCTTGTTTTGTGGGTTTTCATCCCTTCGCTGTTCTCGGCAATGGACCgaaagcccaagaagcagcaatcCACTGATCTACATCCCGCCCCTTCACTGGCTTCTCCCATTAGTGTCCGTCGCCGCGCTTGGGAGACTGCCATCCAAACTGTTTGGGTGCCTCATcacaacttcttcctcgaAGCGGCTGCTCTGATGCTCAAGACGCTCAAGCTTAGCGTACGCAACGTCTTTGGTGTCCACGCCTATCAACTGTTGACCGGGTTGACTCCTGAACAAGAAGTGGCCCGAGTCCGTGCCTGGGCTACGGCCCTCGACGCACAGCTTACCGGAGGAGATGCGGAGATTTGCATGAGCCGCCTCATCCTGACGCTGTTGGCGTCTGGCACCGTGCCCAATACCCCCAGCGGTCTGATGCTCAAAGCACTCCACGTTCGAGTCCTTTTGTGGGACTTGAGCCAGAAGTGGTATCAGCTAGGTTTGGTCAACTTCTTCGCTACCAAGGTTGCACAACGGCAGTGGAACGCAGCTCGTGATCTAAATAACAGACTAATCAGTGGCctacaagaagacgagatcttggagatgcagcgaGCAGGATACGTCTTACCAGATCACCTGGCTACCTTGGTCGAACAGGAGTGTGATGCCGTTCTCACCGCCACCGTTATTCAACGAGCCCACAATCTGGCTTTTAACATGGAAACAACACACAACTCGGCCCCAATTGATGGCATGGACTCGGTAGTGGATGATACGTCGATTGGGTCCCCGATGGATGCTCTCGCCGCCTGGTGGTCAACAGCCAAGGTACACGACGTTTTGACAACAACATTGTacggtgatgaagaggcgTCGGAAGACGAAGTAATGAACCTGGCCGTCAAAGTCGCACCACTGGGCTCAAATGCTCGAGCACGGGCAATCTTAGCTCGTTCTGTCCTCTCCTACAAATCCCGCGGAGACaacattgctgctgctgttcagGTTCTTCGGGTCGATACTGGTAGCAACGGCCTGATGGACCCCATGGCACTAACTTGTTCCGAACCGAATCCTTATACCGGCCTGGCACCGACTCCTCTTCAATCAGAGGTTGCCGATCCCGACCTTCAGCTTTGCCTTCGCTGCGCGGTTGCTACAGCTCACCTCAAGCGACTGGGTGGAGAGTCTGCCAGCACGAAACAATATGTCCGCACCTCGATCGAAAAGGTGATTGACTTGACAACAAAAACGCGAATGACGCTGTTGAGCTTTACGTCGGTCATGGAAGTTTTGGAGCAAATCCTAGCCCATAAAGATACTACAAACAACTTTGCACCCCTGGTGGAAAGACTAGCCGCGATATTGCGTCTTTGGATGGGTAGCGAACTGGCACTAAATTGCGGTGTATCTCCCGACCTTCAGGAAAAAGTCATCAATAAATGCCTGGGCATTACAAAGAGGATAGTGGGCATGGAGGTAGATACAGGCTACGACAGCATGACAGACGACGAAGGATTTCGATGA